One stretch of Leptospira bouyouniensis DNA includes these proteins:
- a CDS encoding rhodanese-like domain-containing protein, producing the protein MKQFSIILILMFVFSLVAKPNQKQSKKPKVEVIPNRLIDYGEFKKIVNRSEGERETHRLTEDQFLKMMSEEGVVVLDARSENRYRLLHIKGAINLPFTEFTKDSLAGVIPEPKSKILIYCNNNFEGNEQAFAAKSPAASLNLSTYNSLKAYGYTNIYELGPLLDVNQTKLPLVSEPKESAPNSN; encoded by the coding sequence ATGAAACAATTCTCCATAATTTTGATTCTTATGTTTGTGTTTTCTTTGGTGGCAAAACCCAACCAAAAACAATCCAAAAAACCAAAAGTGGAAGTGATCCCAAATCGACTCATTGATTACGGAGAATTCAAAAAAATTGTCAATCGTTCGGAAGGGGAAAGAGAAACACATCGCCTAACAGAAGATCAATTTTTGAAAATGATGTCGGAGGAGGGAGTTGTGGTTTTGGATGCGAGGAGTGAAAACCGATACAGGTTGTTACATATTAAAGGTGCCATCAACCTTCCTTTTACAGAATTTACAAAGGATAGTTTGGCAGGAGTGATCCCCGAACCAAAATCAAAGATATTAATCTACTGTAATAATAATTTTGAAGGAAACGAACAAGCCTTTGCTGCTAAAAGTCCTGCCGCTTCTCTCAATCTTTCGACTTACAACTCATTAAAAGCTTATGGTTACACCAATATTTATGAACTTGGACCATTGCTTGATGTAAACCAAACGAAATTACCTCTCGTCAGTGAACCAAAAGAGTCTGCACCAAATTCTAATTGA
- a CDS encoding RluA family pseudouridine synthase — protein MNSPRRIIRLKGNRTTRILYECEDFLLAEKPEGIPVHETKDPNRIDFTRLLANHLHIPNLRTVNRLDLGTSGIVLLGKNQNKNSELDNLLKEAEKTYLFICEGIPEWNEYRMECFLKEGNKEVNVVRSGGKKAITEFSILQTDKKENICLGLAKILTGRRHQIRVMLSTLGFPILGDSLYGKQENQESRMYLHSFRFYFTDLLGEKQMVQTDVPIEWKSRMPSISNISISI, from the coding sequence TTGAACTCTCCGCGTAGGATAATTCGACTCAAAGGAAATCGAACGACTCGAATTTTATATGAGTGTGAGGACTTTTTACTCGCCGAAAAACCGGAAGGGATACCCGTTCACGAAACAAAAGATCCAAATCGAATCGATTTCACTCGATTACTCGCAAACCATTTACATATTCCAAACCTTCGTACTGTCAATCGACTTGATCTTGGAACAAGTGGAATTGTCCTCCTTGGTAAAAATCAAAATAAAAATTCAGAATTGGACAATTTATTAAAGGAAGCTGAAAAAACGTATCTATTTATCTGTGAAGGGATTCCCGAATGGAATGAATATCGTATGGAATGTTTTTTAAAAGAAGGAAACAAAGAAGTAAACGTAGTACGAAGTGGTGGTAAAAAAGCAATTACTGAATTTTCAATCCTACAAACCGACAAAAAAGAAAACATTTGCCTAGGTCTTGCAAAAATTCTTACTGGCAGGCGGCACCAAATACGAGTTATGCTTTCTACTTTAGGTTTCCCTATCCTTGGAGATTCACTTTATGGTAAACAAGAGAATCAAGAATCGAGGATGTATCTGCATTCTTTTCGATTTTACTTTACTGACTTACTTGGTGAAAAACAAATGGTACAAACGGATGTTCCAATCGAATGGAAAAGCCGAATGCCATCGATTTCAAATATTTCTATCTCAATATGA
- a CDS encoding exo-beta-N-acetylmuramidase NamZ family protein, whose amino-acid sequence MTNYFFRFSLCFLVLACQGNTVPQFRVHPADSKLRLSQDIFYEKILPTMAGKKLMLATNPSGIGTNPKKIISSLEKNKITLEHLIGLEHGFLGLEEEFSQTPVTMDSTFNRPLYHIYRIKDAELRELVKEVDYVLFDVQDVGMRCYTYLSVLKRLMDALKNTNTKLIVLDHIHVAMHLPPMGEKMSPKHLNFAGEFPSLLITGMTTGEAAIFYNKEYLKESVNLNVIPVEGYKRGMYFEDTGIPWTTPSPNLPMVDSARNYLSLVLLEGVNVSVGRGTQAPFVYFGAPWMTNPEELASKLSSLGNKSYYFSTVYFKPTFGPHKGKICIGLRMNLVRPNYDPILLAYELIRLMKETYPNDFKWSKGSTNHWVDQLWGNDHFRTAINEGKTYSEFHNTYLTDEENERKKIKPYLMY is encoded by the coding sequence ATGACCAATTACTTTTTTAGGTTTTCTCTCTGCTTTCTTGTACTTGCCTGCCAAGGGAACACAGTTCCTCAGTTCCGTGTCCACCCTGCTGATTCTAAACTTCGTTTGTCCCAGGACATTTTTTACGAAAAAATCCTTCCGACGATGGCTGGAAAAAAATTAATGCTCGCAACCAATCCTTCGGGAATTGGAACCAATCCAAAAAAAATCATTTCCTCACTTGAAAAAAATAAAATCACATTAGAACATTTGATTGGATTGGAGCACGGTTTTTTAGGACTCGAAGAAGAGTTTAGCCAAACGCCTGTTACGATGGATTCAACTTTTAATCGGCCTTTGTATCATATCTATCGTATCAAAGATGCCGAACTGAGAGAATTGGTGAAAGAAGTTGATTATGTTTTGTTTGATGTGCAAGATGTGGGTATGCGTTGTTACACTTACTTAAGTGTTCTCAAAAGATTAATGGATGCACTAAAAAATACAAATACGAAACTTATTGTCCTCGATCATATCCATGTGGCGATGCACCTACCACCTATGGGTGAAAAAATGAGTCCGAAACATCTAAATTTTGCGGGTGAGTTCCCATCGCTTCTTATCACAGGTATGACAACAGGAGAAGCTGCAATTTTTTATAATAAAGAATATTTAAAAGAGTCTGTTAATTTGAATGTGATTCCCGTTGAAGGTTACAAAAGAGGGATGTATTTTGAAGACACTGGAATCCCTTGGACCACGCCATCACCAAACTTACCTATGGTGGATTCAGCTAGAAATTACTTATCTCTTGTTCTATTAGAAGGTGTCAATGTATCTGTAGGTCGCGGGACACAGGCTCCATTTGTTTATTTCGGTGCACCATGGATGACAAACCCTGAGGAACTTGCCTCAAAACTTAGCTCTCTTGGAAATAAATCGTATTACTTTTCAACAGTGTATTTCAAACCAACCTTTGGTCCCCATAAGGGAAAAATTTGTATTGGTCTAAGGATGAATTTGGTTCGACCCAACTATGACCCAATTTTACTTGCCTATGAACTGATCCGACTCATGAAAGAAACTTACCCAAATGATTTTAAATGGAGTAAAGGGTCAACAAACCATTGGGTTGACCAGTTGTGGGGGAACGACCATTTTCGTACGGCAATCAATGAAGGCAAAACGTATTCAGAGTTTCATAATACATACCTCACTGATGAAGAAAACGAAAGAAAAAAGATCAAACCGTACTTAATGTACTAA
- a CDS encoding peptidylprolyl isomerase — protein sequence MSTLRAVIKTNKGEIKIDLYPDKTPNTVANFVNLAQRNFYDGLKFHRVIEDFMIQGGCPLGTGTGGPGYKFRDEFDSSLKHNKPGILSMANAGPGTNGSQFFITHVPTPWLDGKHSVFGAVVDASDQEVVNAIRQGDKIETITIEGDSLSVLEVAKPYIEEWNQILDSKK from the coding sequence ATGAGTACATTACGCGCTGTTATCAAAACAAATAAAGGTGAAATCAAAATCGATCTTTATCCGGACAAAACACCAAACACGGTAGCCAATTTTGTCAATTTGGCTCAACGGAATTTCTATGATGGGTTAAAATTCCATCGAGTCATCGAAGATTTTATGATCCAAGGTGGTTGTCCCCTAGGGACAGGAACTGGTGGACCTGGTTACAAATTCCGAGATGAGTTTGATTCTAGTTTAAAACACAACAAACCTGGGATCCTCTCTATGGCAAATGCAGGTCCTGGAACGAATGGTAGTCAATTTTTTATTACCCATGTCCCAACTCCATGGCTCGACGGAAAACATTCAGTGTTTGGTGCAGTGGTCGATGCTTCTGACCAAGAGGTTGTGAATGCTATCCGCCAAGGTGATAAAATCGAAACCATTACAATCGAAGGTGATTCTCTTTCTGTCCTTGAAGTTGCAAAACCATACATCGAAGAATGGAACCAAATCTTAGATTCTAAAAAATAA
- a CDS encoding lipoprotein LipL46 encodes MLHRLRIAPFTGILVLSILACAGSNSAQKNPSLPDNVVTAMGEAPIYQGDLALARNKALKDAKLNAIRKLVGEQITEKSGVSDGQSLGSKLYGKTDSFVKKYDIISEEQWKLDTQDMIRLNVRCEVEATKLSTAVDALLDDVGNPRIAVLVQTVVNGKSYPIGSATNIAEAELIEKLRAKGNKVVDSSQLTALLKKNPSLAKLDLTSVEEGSPLLTLAQDSGAEVLIVAKVSTTDQKPVVLPGGKKTDFLSSAATGPYRIIQLWGDGKIFGSGSLEGRGADITQEVSREQAVKDWANLVSVKVGKQIKDEWFKLTEQNTVILKFKGLALEDAINFKNDLMEYTSVKQVNDRKTEMSGSEWELTYPGKESMFAEELMYKKDSSFRFLSSKTLNINSSKRGVVEIEFKNK; translated from the coding sequence ATGCTTCATCGACTTCGAATTGCTCCCTTTACTGGGATTCTAGTCCTTTCCATCTTGGCATGTGCTGGGTCGAATTCCGCGCAAAAAAACCCATCTCTACCAGACAATGTGGTCACAGCCATGGGAGAGGCCCCAATTTACCAAGGAGACTTGGCACTTGCCCGAAATAAAGCGCTCAAAGACGCCAAACTCAATGCCATCCGTAAATTGGTAGGAGAACAAATCACTGAAAAATCGGGAGTCTCCGATGGACAATCCCTTGGTTCCAAACTCTATGGAAAAACCGATAGTTTTGTAAAAAAATACGATATCATCAGTGAAGAACAATGGAAATTGGACACCCAAGACATGATCCGTTTGAATGTCCGTTGTGAAGTGGAAGCAACCAAACTTTCTACGGCAGTCGATGCACTCTTAGATGATGTAGGAAATCCCCGAATTGCAGTCCTTGTGCAAACCGTGGTAAATGGGAAATCCTATCCGATTGGATCAGCCACTAACATTGCTGAGGCGGAGCTAATTGAAAAACTCCGTGCCAAAGGGAATAAAGTTGTGGATAGTTCCCAACTCACAGCATTACTCAAAAAAAATCCAAGCCTTGCAAAACTCGACCTTACGTCAGTTGAAGAAGGAAGCCCCCTTCTCACTTTGGCACAAGATTCAGGTGCTGAAGTTTTGATTGTGGCAAAAGTTTCTACGACCGATCAAAAACCAGTTGTCTTACCTGGTGGCAAAAAAACGGATTTTTTAAGTTCAGCAGCCACAGGACCTTACCGCATTATCCAGTTATGGGGTGATGGAAAAATTTTTGGTTCTGGTAGTTTGGAAGGACGTGGTGCCGACATCACCCAAGAAGTTTCTAGGGAACAAGCAGTAAAAGATTGGGCAAACCTTGTGTCTGTAAAAGTGGGAAAACAAATCAAAGACGAATGGTTTAAACTCACAGAACAAAATACTGTGATCCTTAAGTTCAAAGGCCTTGCTTTGGAAGATGCCATTAACTTTAAAAATGATTTGATGGAATACACATCTGTAAAACAAGTCAATGATCGCAAAACAGAGATGAGTGGATCAGAATGGGAACTTACCTATCCTGGCAAAGAATCAATGTTTGCGGAAGAATTGATGTATAAAAAAGATTCAAGTTTCCGTTTTTTAAGTAGTAAAACATTAAACATCAACAGTTCCAAACGTGGAGTTGTGGAAATCGAATTTAAAAATAAATAA
- a CDS encoding LIC_11883 family protein, protein MNFLLLFILTFGFFFVELFASDSKIKLIPKQKTAKVLKSVAYATIRSTVMATYSRLEEKETTYNACSDEFPSMPGDFPCNLLDFSGTTDQVNVQTEISDGEFAEGRDPEDMNPSGKIRIKVSKEKSRNLNGNVILIGEGENQLSLFYSPKGQISHYHFQNTIVIFVWNHNEDQPQLSSLYFVKVGGDYFPEEVKEYSF, encoded by the coding sequence ATGAATTTTTTACTTTTATTCATTTTAACTTTTGGATTCTTTTTTGTGGAACTTTTTGCTTCTGATTCAAAGATCAAATTGATACCCAAACAAAAAACTGCCAAGGTATTAAAATCAGTGGCTTATGCTACCATTCGTTCTACTGTGATGGCAACTTATTCACGTTTAGAAGAAAAGGAAACTACATATAACGCTTGTTCGGATGAATTTCCGAGTATGCCTGGTGATTTTCCTTGTAATTTGTTGGATTTCTCTGGAACAACAGACCAAGTGAATGTCCAAACTGAAATCAGTGATGGCGAATTTGCGGAAGGTCGAGATCCAGAAGATATGAATCCTAGTGGAAAAATTCGTATTAAAGTATCGAAAGAAAAATCTAGAAATCTAAATGGAAATGTCATTTTGATTGGAGAAGGGGAAAACCAACTTTCTCTTTTTTATTCACCCAAAGGACAAATTTCACATTACCATTTCCAAAATACCATCGTGATTTTTGTTTGGAACCATAATGAAGACCAACCACAACTTTCTTCGCTTTACTTTGTGAAAGTGGGAGGAGATTATTTTCCTGAAGAAGTGAAGGAATATTCTTTTTAA
- a CDS encoding monovalent cation:proton antiporter-2 (CPA2) family protein has translation MGEVNFFIQAIIYLTSAIIMVPIANRLGLGSVLGYLIAGIVIGPFVFGFVGTEGKDLLHFAEFGVVMMLFAIGLELELNLLWRLKFWLLGLGGLQLILTTFFVLLFSIGFQFSWKSSLALGLILSLSSTAIVLQTLKEKGLMKTVSGQASFSILLFQDMAVIPILAIFPILSEGEVQSSEHGHTLVEHLPGYQKTLVVLFVVLSIILIGRYLLSPLFRLIAKSGSREIFTGASLLLVISISVLMGSVGVSAALGTFLAGVVLASSEFRHELESNIEPFKGLLLGLFFLSVGASMDLPVVMDHPFKIIGIVFGIIFLKALVLLTLGYLFKLPLDQNLYMSLALSQVGEFSFVLFGYSESLGIFDNDTIVILVACVALSMAFTPILLLLYERTIFEALQSKTPKKQGTNPIEKEENPVIICGFGRFGNMVGRFLRSNGVGITILDYDADRVEMLGRFGFKVFFGDATRLELLENAGLEHAKILVAALDHPEKQQELIRNVKHHYPNIEIVARAGDREEAYDLKEMGVSFIYRETRETAVRLGSDVLKILGTRSYAAERAKNLFLAHDDETFHELFSLRKDRVQYISLAKQRNLELERLMFVDLGKEDQLDLDTWSEMER, from the coding sequence ATGGGTGAGGTTAATTTTTTCATACAAGCAATCATCTATTTAACGAGTGCCATCATCATGGTACCCATTGCCAATCGATTAGGACTGGGTTCTGTCTTAGGTTATCTGATCGCAGGAATTGTCATTGGACCATTTGTATTTGGATTTGTAGGAACTGAAGGGAAAGACCTATTACATTTTGCTGAATTTGGCGTAGTTATGATGTTATTTGCCATTGGATTAGAATTAGAACTAAATCTACTTTGGCGATTGAAGTTTTGGTTACTCGGTCTTGGTGGGTTACAACTAATCCTCACAACGTTTTTTGTTTTGTTATTTTCAATTGGATTTCAATTTTCTTGGAAATCATCTTTAGCACTTGGGTTGATACTATCGTTATCTTCCACGGCAATTGTCCTCCAAACGCTTAAAGAGAAGGGACTTATGAAAACGGTTTCGGGTCAGGCATCATTTTCAATTCTCCTTTTCCAGGACATGGCCGTGATTCCCATACTTGCCATCTTTCCTATATTAAGTGAAGGAGAAGTACAATCTAGCGAACATGGCCACACACTTGTAGAACACTTACCTGGTTACCAAAAAACACTTGTTGTATTGTTTGTCGTACTGAGCATTATTTTGATAGGGCGTTATCTTTTAAGCCCGTTATTTCGATTGATTGCAAAATCGGGAAGTCGCGAGATTTTTACTGGAGCTAGTTTATTACTTGTTATATCCATTTCTGTGTTGATGGGTTCCGTTGGAGTTTCAGCAGCACTTGGCACTTTTCTGGCAGGTGTTGTCCTTGCCAGTAGTGAGTTTCGTCATGAATTAGAGAGTAATATTGAACCCTTTAAAGGTTTATTGCTTGGATTGTTTTTCTTAAGTGTGGGAGCTTCTATGGACCTTCCTGTTGTGATGGACCATCCGTTCAAAATTATTGGAATTGTTTTTGGTATCATTTTTCTCAAAGCATTGGTGTTACTCACACTTGGTTATTTATTCAAACTTCCACTAGACCAAAATTTGTACATGTCACTTGCACTATCTCAAGTAGGTGAATTTTCTTTTGTACTATTTGGTTATTCGGAAAGTCTCGGAATTTTTGACAATGACACAATCGTAATTCTTGTAGCGTGTGTGGCGCTCAGTATGGCGTTTACTCCCATATTGCTTCTGTTATATGAAAGAACAATTTTTGAGGCATTACAATCCAAAACACCCAAAAAACAGGGTACAAACCCCATTGAAAAGGAAGAAAATCCAGTCATTATCTGTGGGTTTGGTAGGTTTGGGAATATGGTTGGTCGATTTTTAAGGTCCAATGGTGTGGGCATAACCATATTGGATTATGATGCCGACCGTGTGGAGATGCTTGGTCGATTTGGTTTTAAGGTATTCTTTGGAGATGCCACTCGGTTAGAACTTTTGGAGAATGCAGGTCTAGAACATGCAAAGATACTTGTTGCAGCACTTGACCATCCAGAAAAACAACAAGAACTGATTCGTAATGTGAAACACCATTATCCAAATATAGAAATTGTTGCTCGCGCTGGGGATAGAGAAGAGGCATATGATTTAAAAGAAATGGGAGTTTCTTTTATTTATCGGGAAACTAGGGAAACAGCGGTTAGGTTAGGGAGTGATGTCCTTAAAATCTTGGGAACAAGGTCGTATGCTGCTGAACGGGCAAAAAATTTATTTTTAGCTCATGACGATGAGACCTTTCATGAACTTTTTTCTTTGCGTAAGGATCGAGTACAATACATAAGCCTTGCCAAACAAAGGAATTTAGAATTGGAACGATTGATGTTTGTGGATTTAGGAAAGGAAGACCAGTTAGATTTAGATACTTGGAGTGAAATGGAACGTTGA
- a CDS encoding DUF2797 domain-containing protein, with amino-acid sequence MTSYQGYIRKMSHKGINPVSYFWESATYTEDKKQKEIQVKESTSTEPVESLLGKKIKLTTSDEIRCLHCGKKTKKSFNQGYCFVCFSGLAENDLCILRPETCHHHKGTCRDAEWGKTNCFKKHTVYFANSSGLKVGITKENPITNRWVDQGARFGIPILEVSSRRDAGILEHYLSQFLPDKTSWQKMVAGDPSPINLKKEAEKFLNHLEKNQFFSPIDSKQKLDWNRLPLGEEIEILYPIKAYPSKIKSLKLTKETPIEDTLVGIKGQYLLFESGVINIRSLGGLWIELSA; translated from the coding sequence ATGACAAGTTACCAAGGTTATATTCGCAAGATGTCCCATAAAGGGATAAATCCCGTTTCCTATTTTTGGGAATCCGCGACTTATACCGAGGATAAAAAACAAAAAGAAATCCAAGTCAAAGAATCCACATCCACAGAACCTGTGGAATCACTTCTTGGGAAAAAAATAAAACTGACTACGTCTGATGAAATTCGATGTTTGCATTGTGGCAAAAAAACCAAAAAATCGTTTAACCAGGGTTATTGTTTTGTTTGTTTTTCTGGCTTAGCAGAAAATGATCTATGTATCCTTCGCCCAGAAACCTGCCACCATCATAAAGGAACTTGCCGGGATGCCGAGTGGGGTAAGACAAATTGTTTTAAAAAACATACTGTATACTTTGCCAATTCTAGTGGACTCAAAGTTGGGATCACAAAAGAAAATCCAATCACAAATCGTTGGGTGGACCAAGGGGCGAGGTTTGGAATTCCGATCCTTGAAGTGAGCTCAAGAAGGGATGCAGGGATTTTAGAACATTATCTAAGCCAATTTTTGCCGGATAAAACATCCTGGCAAAAGATGGTAGCGGGTGATCCGAGCCCCATCAATTTAAAAAAAGAAGCAGAAAAGTTTTTAAACCATTTGGAGAAAAATCAATTTTTTTCGCCAATCGACAGTAAACAGAAGTTAGACTGGAATAGGTTGCCTCTTGGTGAAGAGATAGAAATTTTATATCCAATTAAGGCATATCCATCTAAAATCAAATCGCTGAAACTCACTAAAGAAACACCGATTGAAGATACACTCGTTGGAATTAAAGGACAATATCTTTTATTTGAATCTGGCGTGATTAATATACGAAGTTTAGGTGGACTTTGGATTGAACTCTCCGCGTAG
- a CDS encoding response regulator, which translates to MKPKLLYVDDEIINLHLFRDLFRKDFDIIIASSGEEALEELAESNQIQFVISDMRMPEMNGLELISKAKQIRPEVVYCLLTGYDLTKEMEKAIDTKLVARYFAKPLDPTEIRNFLSEGLSNQ; encoded by the coding sequence ATGAAACCAAAATTACTTTATGTGGATGATGAAATTATCAACTTACATTTATTTCGCGATTTGTTTCGAAAAGATTTTGACATCATCATTGCAAGCTCTGGAGAAGAAGCTTTAGAGGAGTTAGCAGAATCAAATCAAATCCAATTTGTGATCAGTGATATGCGAATGCCCGAAATGAATGGATTAGAGTTGATCTCCAAAGCAAAACAGATTCGACCTGAGGTTGTGTATTGTTTGTTAACGGGATATGATCTAACGAAGGAAATGGAAAAAGCAATTGATACAAAACTAGTGGCTCGTTATTTTGCAAAACCTCTCGACCCCACAGAGATCAGAAACTTTCTCTCTGAGGGGCTTTCGAACCAATAA
- a CDS encoding GAF domain-containing sensor histidine kinase, translating into MLQGELLSEIIEAVSNTFGNEFLDRLTEKLCNVINADSVFIALFDKSKYESKTISLCLHGKIVENIEYSLEGTPCANVYEATICYYPNQVQKLFPNDHLLVDMNIEGYIGSPLYNSKKENIGLIVGLYEKEITDKDQILTLFQIFSGRIAAELERLDYERKLERYNEELEVLVKQRTNELERTLQELKERQNQLIESEKLASLGLLSAGIAHEINNPLNFITGGYYGLLDVVESTDVPKEKFNLYMDAIREGVERTTKIVKGLNQYTRSGDSYDEKIDIEEMLENCLVILSHSLRDKISVKKEFGVGPVFIQGNSGKIHQVFLNLITNAIQSMENHGGELTVSANIEGDSVFIKIKDTGIGIQKEHLSQIETPFFTTKEPGMGVGLGLSIAYKMIKEHKGSIVAHSEWGKGSTFVIQFPKWSRDTL; encoded by the coding sequence ATGTTACAAGGTGAGTTATTATCCGAGATCATTGAAGCGGTATCCAATACATTTGGGAATGAATTTTTAGATCGACTCACAGAAAAATTATGTAATGTGATAAATGCCGATAGTGTTTTTATTGCATTATTCGATAAAAGTAAATACGAATCCAAAACCATTTCACTGTGTTTGCACGGAAAAATTGTTGAAAATATAGAATATTCCTTGGAAGGGACACCTTGTGCGAATGTGTATGAAGCTACAATATGTTATTATCCCAATCAAGTTCAGAAATTATTTCCCAATGATCATCTATTAGTAGATATGAATATCGAAGGTTATATTGGTTCACCTTTGTACAATTCAAAAAAAGAAAACATCGGTTTGATTGTAGGATTGTATGAAAAGGAAATTACCGATAAAGACCAAATTTTGACTTTATTCCAAATTTTTTCAGGTAGGATTGCGGCTGAACTTGAGAGACTCGATTACGAAAGGAAACTCGAACGTTATAATGAAGAGTTGGAAGTTTTAGTGAAACAAAGAACCAATGAATTGGAACGAACATTACAGGAACTAAAGGAACGCCAGAACCAACTCATTGAATCAGAAAAATTGGCAAGTTTGGGTCTGCTTTCTGCCGGGATTGCTCACGAAATCAATAACCCACTGAATTTTATTACTGGTGGGTATTATGGTCTACTGGATGTTGTCGAATCAACAGACGTTCCGAAAGAAAAATTTAATTTATACATGGATGCAATTCGAGAGGGAGTCGAACGAACCACAAAAATAGTAAAAGGTCTCAACCAATATACAAGGAGTGGAGATTCCTATGATGAAAAAATCGATATCGAAGAGATGTTGGAAAATTGTTTGGTGATACTTTCTCATAGCCTTCGTGATAAAATATCAGTCAAAAAAGAATTTGGTGTAGGACCAGTTTTTATCCAAGGAAACTCGGGGAAAATTCACCAAGTGTTCCTCAACCTAATCACAAATGCTATCCAGTCTATGGAAAATCATGGTGGAGAACTGACAGTCTCTGCGAATATAGAAGGGGATTCAGTTTTCATCAAAATTAAAGATACAGGGATTGGGATTCAAAAAGAACACCTTTCTCAAATTGAAACTCCGTTTTTTACAACAAAAGAACCTGGAATGGGAGTGGGACTTGGTCTATCCATCGCCTATAAAATGATCAAAGAACATAAAGGTTCGATTGTTGCCCATTCTGAATGGGGAAAAGGATCAACATTTGTTATCCAATTTCCGAAATGGAGTCGTGATACCCTCTGA